A window of Argopecten irradians isolate NY chromosome 14, Ai_NY, whole genome shotgun sequence contains these coding sequences:
- the LOC138307059 gene encoding apolipoprotein A-IV-like, whose product MGEQMQNIETKMEEQNRTLKLKWEEQIQNIETKMEEQTQNIETKMEEQTQNIETKMGEQMQNIETKMEEQTQNIETKMGEQMQNIETKMEEQIQNIETKMEEQIQNIETKMEEQIQNIETKMEEQTQNIETKLEVQMQNLSAKMKEILILKGTVYNVLRHVKRRRSSNK is encoded by the coding sequence ATGGGAGAACAGATGCAGAACATTGAAACTAAGATGGAGGAACAAAACAGAACATTGAAACTAAAATGGGAGGAACAAATACAGAACATTGAAACTAAAATGGAGGAACAAACACAGAACATTGAAACTAAGATGGAGGAACAAACACAGAACATTGAAACTAAAATGGGAGAACAGATGCAGAACATTGAAACTAAGATGGAGGAACAAACACAGAACATTGAAACTAAAATGGGAGAACAGATGCAGAACATTGAAACTAAGATGGAGGAACAAATACAGAACATTGAAACTAAGATGGAGGAACAAATACAGAACATTGAAACTAAGATGGAGGAACAAATACAGAACATTGAAACTAAAATGGAGGAACAAACACAGAACATTGAAACCAAATTAGAGGTACAGATGCAGAACCTTTCCgccaaaatgaaagaaatcttGATTTTAAAGGGGACCGTTTATAACGTGCTTAGACATGTGAAACGTCGAAGGTCGTCCAATAAATGA